The following proteins are co-located in the Micromonospora viridifaciens genome:
- a CDS encoding glutathione peroxidase, with translation MSVFDVQIDALSGGPADLGQYRGRALLVVNVASRCGLTPQYTGLQALAEEYADRGLTVLGVPCNQFAGQEPGTAAEIEEFCQVNYGVTFPLTEKVDVNGPGRHPLYTELVSTPDAEGHSGDVRWNFEKFLVAPDGTVAARFAPQVTPDSPELRATIEKVLPAS, from the coding sequence ATGAGTGTTTTCGACGTACAGATCGACGCCCTCTCCGGCGGCCCGGCCGACCTCGGGCAGTACCGCGGCCGCGCTCTGCTGGTGGTCAATGTGGCCTCCCGGTGCGGCCTGACCCCGCAGTACACCGGCCTCCAGGCCCTCGCCGAGGAGTACGCCGACCGGGGCCTGACCGTGCTCGGGGTGCCGTGCAACCAGTTCGCCGGCCAGGAGCCCGGCACGGCCGCCGAGATCGAGGAGTTCTGCCAGGTCAACTACGGCGTGACCTTCCCGCTGACGGAGAAGGTCGACGTCAACGGGCCCGGCCGCCACCCGCTCTACACCGAGCTGGTGTCCACTCCCGACGCGGAGGGGCACAGCGGCGACGTGCGGTGGAACTTCGAGAAGTTCCTGGTCGCGCCGGACGGCACGGTGGCCGCCCGGTTCGCTCCCCAGGTGACGCCGGATTCGCCCGAGCTGCGCGCCACGATCGAGAAGGTGCTGCCGGCCAGCTGA
- a CDS encoding SGNH/GDSL hydrolase family protein, with the protein MRRSRLATLALTLASSLGVALALAAPAQAAATDRYVALGDSYASGVGADNYTSESGSCLRSNNAYPALYNANIRPASYRSVACSGATTADVINSQLSALSSTTTLVSITVGGNDVGFSNIMTTCVLQGESQCVAAVQAAENKARTELPGKLANVYNGIKSRAPSARVVVVGYPVFYQLGTICVGLSATSRAKINEGINLLDDITRTAATSAGFKFADVRSIFVGHQLCSYGEKWLHALNYLNLTISYHPTAAGQSGGYYPVFRSAAG; encoded by the coding sequence GTGCGGAGATCCCGTCTTGCCACCCTCGCCCTGACCCTGGCGTCATCGCTCGGTGTCGCGCTGGCCCTGGCCGCCCCCGCCCAGGCCGCCGCGACCGACCGCTACGTCGCGCTCGGCGACTCATACGCCTCCGGCGTCGGCGCCGACAACTACACCTCGGAGAGCGGCAGCTGCCTGCGCAGCAACAACGCGTACCCCGCGCTCTACAACGCCAACATCAGGCCGGCCTCGTACCGTTCGGTGGCGTGCTCGGGTGCGACGACCGCGGACGTCATCAACAGCCAGCTCTCCGCGCTGTCGTCGACCACGACCCTGGTCAGCATCACCGTCGGTGGCAACGACGTGGGCTTCTCGAACATCATGACCACCTGCGTGCTGCAGGGTGAGAGCCAGTGTGTGGCCGCCGTGCAGGCGGCCGAGAACAAGGCCCGCACCGAGCTGCCCGGCAAGCTCGCGAACGTCTACAACGGCATCAAGAGCCGGGCGCCCTCGGCGCGGGTGGTGGTCGTCGGCTACCCGGTCTTCTACCAGCTCGGCACGATCTGCGTCGGGCTCAGCGCGACCTCCCGCGCGAAGATCAACGAGGGCATCAACCTGCTGGACGACATCACCAGGACGGCGGCCACCTCGGCCGGCTTCAAGTTCGCCGACGTCCGGTCGATCTTCGTCGGTCACCAGCTGTGCAGCTACGGCGAGAAGTGGCTGCACGCGTTGAACTACCTCAACCTCACCATCTCGTACCACCCGACGGCCGCGGGGCAGTCCGGCGGCTACTACCCGGTCTTCCGCTCCGCCGCGGGCTGA
- a CDS encoding exo-beta-N-acetylmuramidase NamZ family protein — protein MERRKFLAGAGAVAAGTVAAAAPGTPGQAVPGIRRVATGLDMLVDSGFAALAGQRVGVVSNPTGVDSAYRHLVDLMHESGTVQVVAAFGPEHGFRGSAQAGGSEGTGTDARTGITVYDAYGASQAKWESLLNQSGVDTVVFDIQDVGARFYTYIWTMYTSMVAAARVGKRYVVLDRPNPVGGRAYGPMMTPAYTSGVGLKEIVQQHGMTVGELARLFNAEFLPADAGRSVELEVIRCKHWKRDLLAADTDLPWVMPSPNMPTPDTALVYPGTCLFEGVASITEGRGTCRPFELIGGLAGDFDYHWGDRLNARGLPGVEFREAYFSPTSAGQKPALLNKLCAGVEIKVVDRAAYDPIRTVVAMLVEARKYPAFAWRFDSYDATRPYWVDKLTGSPRLRTMIDAGAEVDDVVGAWADELSAFERRRRPYLLY, from the coding sequence ATGGAGCGCAGAAAATTCCTGGCCGGCGCGGGTGCGGTCGCCGCGGGCACGGTCGCCGCGGCGGCCCCGGGCACCCCGGGGCAGGCCGTACCCGGCATCCGACGGGTCGCGACCGGCCTGGACATGCTGGTCGATTCCGGATTCGCCGCACTGGCCGGTCAGCGGGTGGGGGTGGTGTCCAACCCCACCGGCGTGGATTCGGCGTACCGGCACCTCGTCGACCTGATGCACGAGTCGGGCACGGTGCAGGTCGTCGCGGCGTTCGGTCCCGAGCACGGCTTCCGTGGGTCCGCCCAAGCCGGCGGCAGCGAGGGCACCGGGACGGACGCCCGCACCGGCATCACGGTCTACGACGCGTACGGCGCGAGCCAGGCAAAGTGGGAGAGCCTGCTCAACCAGAGCGGCGTCGACACGGTCGTCTTCGACATCCAGGACGTCGGGGCGCGGTTCTACACCTACATCTGGACGATGTACACGTCCATGGTCGCGGCGGCCCGGGTCGGCAAGCGGTACGTCGTCCTCGACCGGCCCAACCCGGTCGGTGGCCGGGCGTACGGGCCGATGATGACCCCCGCCTACACGTCGGGCGTGGGGCTGAAGGAGATCGTCCAGCAGCACGGCATGACCGTCGGCGAGCTGGCCCGGCTCTTCAACGCGGAGTTCCTGCCCGCCGACGCCGGACGGTCGGTCGAGCTGGAGGTCATCCGGTGCAAGCACTGGAAGCGCGACCTGCTCGCCGCCGACACCGACCTGCCCTGGGTGATGCCCAGCCCCAACATGCCCACTCCCGACACCGCGCTGGTCTACCCCGGCACCTGCCTCTTCGAGGGAGTCGCCTCGATCACTGAGGGACGGGGCACCTGCCGGCCGTTCGAGCTGATCGGTGGGCTGGCCGGCGACTTCGACTATCACTGGGGGGACCGGCTCAACGCCCGGGGGCTGCCGGGTGTCGAGTTCCGCGAGGCGTACTTCTCGCCGACGTCGGCGGGCCAGAAGCCGGCCCTGCTGAACAAGCTCTGCGCCGGCGTCGAGATCAAGGTCGTCGACCGGGCTGCCTACGACCCCATCCGTACGGTGGTGGCGATGCTGGTGGAGGCGCGCAAGTACCCGGCGTTCGCGTGGCGGTTCGACTCGTACGACGCCACCCGGCCGTACTGGGTGGACAAGCTGACCGGCTCGCCCCGGCTGCGCACGATGATCGACGCGGGTGCCGAGGTGGACGACGTGGTCGGCGCCTGGGCCGACGAGCTGTCCGCGTTCGAACGGCGGCGGCGCCCGTACCTGCTCTACTGA